tgtccgaggcttcgagGCAACATtaactatattattatattcccAGGTATAGTAGAATGCCAGACTACTATACTCACAATGGATTCATACGCAAAGAAATCGAGCCACGCGAGTGTACCATACTCCTATTCCAAGNNNNNNNNNNATATTCCCAGGTATAGTAGAATACCAGACTACTATACTCACAATGGACTTCTATGCAAAGAAATGGAGCCAGCCAAGCGTACCAATGCAACTATTGCGAGCAACAGAGCATTTCTCCCGACTATACTGATTATTACATTCAGAGGTGGAATATCAGTTTGCTGCGACAATCTGAAGGACGTGACGCGTTTGTGCACACGTGTTACATCACTGTAGGGAGGAGAGCAGTCGAATCGAGTTCACGGACGTAAAGCCGAGGAGCGAGTGGCCCGATTGAAAGGTAGGATCCACGGGCGTACGTGACATAGATGCGCATACTTGAAATGATCGACGTTAATGGCCAAACAACGGGAGTTACGCGCGTAGTCCTTCGGTCATGGGGCAATTTAAACGCAGTCTGGCGAAGCAATTTGTCAACGACCTGTGCATGCCAGCCTATTATTGATGACCGGACGGTGTTCCGCGGCCGATTGTTCTCCTTATCGTTGTTATCGCTTCCCAACGAATGTCTCGATACTTTACGAGGAGAGGATACCGTAAAGTCTTTACACGTGCACgaactcgggactgaactagtgcatttaCGGTAGACTTCGTACGTTCTCTGCGTAATTCTCTGCGTAGACCACAACCCAGTATGGTCGTATATTCATCACTATATTAGACAACTATACAGAAACGTTTTCATAACTGCACAAATTNNNNNNNNNNNNNNNNNNNNNNNNNNNNNNNNNNNNNNNNNNNNNNNNNNNNNNNNNNNNNNNNNNNNNNNNNNNNNNNNNNNNNNNNNNNNNNNNNNNNNNNNNNNNNNNNNNNNNNNNNNNNNNNNNNNNNNNNNNNNNNNNNNNNNNNNNNNNNNNNNNNNNNNNNNNNNNNNNNNNNNNNNNNNNNNNNNNNNNNNNNNNNNNNNNNNNNNNNNNNNNNNNNNNNNNNNNNNNNNNNNNNNNNNNNNNNNNNNNNNNNNNNNNNNNNNNNNNNNNNNNNNNNNNNNNNNNNNNNNNNNNNNNNNNNNNNNNNNNNNNNNNNNNNNNNNNNNNNNNNNNNNNNNNNNNNNNNNNNNNNNNNNNNNNNNNNNNNNNNNNNNNNNNNNNNNNNNNNNNNNNNNNNNNNNNNNNNNNNNNNNNNNNNNNNNNNNNNNNNNNNNNNNNNNNNNNNNNNNNNNNNNNNNNNNNNNNNNNNNNNNNNNNNNNNNNNNNNNNNNNNNNNNNNNNNNNNNNNNNNNNNNNNNNNNNNNNNNNNNNNNNNNNNNNNNNNNNNNNNNNNNNNNNNNNNNNNNNNNNNNNNNNNNNNNNNNNNNNNNNNNNNNNNNNNNNNNNNNNNNNNNNNNNNNNNNNNNNNNNNNNNNNNNNNNNNNNNNNNNNNNNNNNNNNNNNNNNNNNNNNNNNNNNNNNNNNNNNNNNNNNNNNNNNNNNNNNNNNNNNNNNNNNNNNNNNNNNNNNNNNNNNNNNNNNNNNNNNNNNNNNNNNNNNNNNNNNNNNNNNNNNNNNNNNNNNNNNNNNNNNNNNNNNNNNNNNNNNNNNNNNNNNNNNNNNNNNNNNNNNNNNNNNNNNNNNNNNNNNNNNNNNNNNNNNNNNNNNNNNNNNNNNNNNNNNNNNNNNNNNNNNNNNNNNNNNNNNNNNNNNNNNNNNNNNNNNNNNNNNNNNNNNNNNNNNNNNNNNNNNNNNNNNNNNNNNNNNNNNNNNNNNNNNNNNNNNNNNNNNNNNNNNNNNNNNNNNNNNNNNNNNNNNNNNNNNNNNNNNNNNNNNNNNNNNNNNNNNNNNNNNNNNNNNNNNNNNNNNNNNNNNNNNNNNNNNNNNNNNNNNNNNNNNNNNNNNNNNNNNNNNNNNNNNNNNNNNNNNNNNNNNNNNNNNNNNNNNNNNNNNNNNNNNNNNNNNNNNNNNNNNNNNNNNNNNNNNNNNNNNNNNNNNNNNNNNNNNNNNNNNNNNNNNNNNNNNNNNNNNNNNNNNNNNNNNNNNNNNNNNNNNNNNNNNNNNNNNNNNNNNNNNNNNNNNNNNNNNNNNNNNNNNNNNNNNNNNNNNNNNNNNNNNNNNNNNNNNNNNNNNNNNNNNNNNNNNNNNNNNNNNNNNNNNNNNNNNNNNNNNNNNNNNNNNNNNNNNNNNNNNNNNNNNNNNNNNNNNNNNNNNNNNNNNNNNNNNNNNNNNNNNNNNNNNNNNNNNNNNNNNNNNNNNNNNNNNNNNNNNNNNNNNNNNNNNNNNNNNNNNNNNNNNNNNNNNNNNNNNNNNNNNNNNNNNNNNNNNNNNNNNNNNNNNNNNNNNNNNNNNNNNNNNNNNNNNNNNNNNNNNNNNNNNNNNNNNNNNNNNNNNNNNNNNNNNNNNNNNNNNNNNNNNNNNNNNNNNNNNNNNNNNNNNNNNNNNNNNNNNNNNNNNNNNNNNNNNNNNNNNNNNNNNNNNNNNNNNNNNNNNNNNNNNNNNNNNNNNNNNNNNNNNNNNNNNNNNNNNNNNNNNNNNNNNNNNNNNNNNNNNNNNNNNNNNNNNNNNNNNNNNNNNNNNNNNNNNNNNNNNNNNNNNNNNNNNNNNNNNNNNNNNNNNNNNNNNNNNNNNNNNNNNNNNNNNNNNNNNNNNNNNNNNNNNNNNNNNNNNNNNNNNNNNNNNNNNNNNNNNNNNNNNNNNNNNNNNNNNNNNNNNNNNNNNNNNNNNNNNNNNNNNNNNNNNNNNNNNNNNNNNNNNNNNNNNNNNNNNNNNNNNNNNNNNNNNNNNNNNNNNNNNNNNNNNNNNNNNNNNNNNNNNNNNNNNNNNNNNNNNNNNNNNNNNNNNNNNNNNNNNNNNNNNNNNNNNNNNNNNNNNNNNNNNNNNNNNNNNNNNNNNNNNNNNNNNNNNNNNNNNNNNNNNNNNNNNNNNNNNNNNNNNNNNNNNNNNNNNNNNNNNNNNNNNNNNNNNNNNNNNNNNNNNNNNNNNNNNNNNNNNNNNNNNNNNNNNNNNNNNNNNNNNNNNNNNNNNNNNNNNNNNNNNNNNNNNNNNNNNNNNNNNNNNNNNNNNNNNNNNNNNNNNNNNNNNNNNNNNNNNNNNNNNNNNNNNNNNNNNNNNNNNNNNNNNNNNNNNNNNNNNNNNNNNNNNNNNNNNNNNNNNNNNNNNNNNNNNNNNNNNNNNNNNNNNNNNNNNNNNNNNNNNNNNNNNNNNNNNNNNNNNNNNNNNNNNNNNNNNNNNNNNNNNNNNNNNNNNNNNNNNNNNNNNNNNNNNNNNNNNNNNNNNNNNNNNNNNNNNNNNNNNNNNNNNNNNNNNNNNNNNNNNNNNNNNNNNNNNNNNNNNNNNNNNNNNNNNNNNNNNNNNNNNNNNNNNNNNNNNNNNNNNNNNNNNNNNNNNNNNNNNNNNNNNNNNNNNNNNNNNNNNNNNNNNNNNNNNNNNNNNNNNNNNNNNNNNNNNNNNNNNNNNNNNNNNNNNNNNNNNNNNNNNNNNNNNNNNNNNNNNNNNNNNNNNNNNNNNNNNNNNNNNNNNNNNNNNNNNNNNNNNNNNNNNNNNNNNNNNNNNNNNNNNNNNNNNNNNNNNNNNNNNNNNNNNNNNNNNNNNNNNNNNNNNNNNNNNNNNNNNNNNNNNNNNNNNNNNNNNNNNNNNNNNNNNNNNNNNNNNNNNNNNNNNNNNNNNNNNNNNNNNNNNNNNNNNNNNNNNNNNNNNNNNNNNNNNNNNNNNNNNNNNNNNNNNNNNNNNNNNNNNNNNNNNNNNNNNNNNNNNNNNNNNNNNNNNNNNNNNNNNNNNNNNNNNNNNNNNNNNNNNNNNNNNNNNNNNNNNNNNNNNNNNNNNNNNNNNNNNNNNNNNNNNNNNNNNNNNNNNNNNNNNNNNNNNNNNNNNNNNNNNNNNNNNNNNNNNNNNNNNNNNNNNNNNNNNNNNNNNNNNNNNNNNNNNNNNNNNNNNNNNNNNNNNNNNNNNNNNNNNNNNNNNNNNNNNNNNNNNNNNNNNNNNNNNNNNNNNNNNNNNNNNNNNNNNNNNNNNNNNNNNNNNNNNNNNNNNNNNNNNNNNNNNNNNNNNNNNNNNNNNNNNNNNNNNNNNNNNNNNNNNNNNNNNNNNNNNNNNNNNNNNNNNNNNNNNNNNNNNNNNNNNNNNNNNNNNNNNNNNNNNNNNNNNNNNNNNNNNNNNNNNNNNNNNNNNNNNNNNNNNNNNNNNNNNNNNNNNNNNNNNNNNNNNNNNNNNNNNNNNNNNNNNNNNNNNNNNNNNNNNNNNNNNNNNNNNNNNNNNNNNNNNNNNNNNNNNNNNNNNNNNNNNNNNNNNNNNNNNNNNNNNNNNNNNNNNNNNNNNNNNNNNNNNNNNNNNNNNNNNNNNNNNNNNNNNNNNNNNNNNNNNNNNNNNNNNNNNNNNNNNNNNNNNNNNNNNNNNNNNNNNNNNNNNNNNNNNNNNNNNNNNNNNNNNNNNNNNNNNNNNNNNNNNNNNNNNNNNNNNNNNNNNNNNNNNNNNNNNNNNNNNNNNNNNNNNNNNNNNNNNNNNNNNNNNNNNNNNNNNNNNNNNNNNNNNNNNNNNNNNNNNNNNNNNNNNNNNNNNNNNNNNNNNNNNNNNNNNNNNNNNNNNNNNNNNNNNNNNNNNNNNNNNNNNNNNNNNNNNNNNNNNNNNNNNNNNNNNNNNNNNNNNNNNNNNNNNNNNNNNNNNNNNNNNNNNNNNNNNNNNNNNNNNNNNNNNNNNNNNNNNNNNNNNNNNNNNNNNNNNNNNNNNNNNNNNNNNNNNNNNNNNNNNNNNNNNNNNNNNNNNNNNNNNNNNNNNNNNNNNNNNNNNNNNNNNNNNNNNNNNNNNNNNNNNNNNNNNNNNNNNNNNNNNNNNNNNNNNNNNNNNNNNNNNNNNNNNNNNNNNNNNNNNNNNNNNNNNNNNNNNNNNNNNNNNNNNNNNNNNNNNNNNNNNNNNNNNNNNNNNNNNNNNNNNNNNNNNNNNNNNNNNNNNNNNNNNNNNNNNNNNNNNNNNNNNNNNNNNNNNNNNNNNNNNNNNNNNNNNNNNNNNNNNNNNNNNNNNNNNNNNNNNNNNNNNNNNNNNNNNNNNNNNNNNNNNNNNNNNNNNNNNNNNNNNNNNNNNNNNNNNNNNNNNNNNNNNNNNNNNNNNNNNNNNNNNNNNNNNNNNNNNNNNNNNNNNNNNNNNNNNNNNNNNNNNNNNNNNNNNNNNNNNNNNNNNNNNNNNNNNNNNNNNNNNNNNNNNNNNNNNNNNNNNNNNNNNNNNNNNNNNNNNNNNNNNNNNNNNNNNNNNNNNNNNNNNNNNNNNNNNNNNNNNNNNNNNNNNNNNNNNNNNNNNNNNNNNNNNNNNNNNNNNNNNNNNNNNNNNNNNNNNNNNNNNNNNNNNNNNNNNNNNNNNNNNNNNNNNNNNNNNNNNNNNNNNNNNNNNNNNNNNNNNNNNNNNNNNNNNNNNNNNNNNNNNNNNNNNNNNNNNNNNNNNNNNNNNNNNNNNNNNNNNNNNNNNNNNNNNNNNNNNNNNNNNNNNNNNNNNNNNNNNNNNNNNNNNNNNNNNNNNNNNNNNNNNNNNNNNNNNNNNNNNNNNNNNNNNNNNNNNNNNNNNNNNNNNNNNNNNNNNNNNNNNNNNNNNNNNNNNNNNNNNNNNNNNNNNNNNNNNNNNNNNNNNNNNNNNNNNNNNNNNNNNNNNNNNNNNNNNNNNNNNNNNNNNNNNNNNNNNNNNNNNNNNNNNNNNNNNNNNNNNNNNNNNNNNNNNNNNNNNNNNNNNNNNNNNNNNNNNNNNNNNNNNNNNNNNNNNNNNNNNNNNNNNNNNNNNNNNNNNNNNNNNNNNNNNNNNNNNNNNNNNNNaatatctcctcaacgaagcctcggacaacattttcgccaaggaaaaagttgtttcaattctcctctactctgtatatacaaggtgtcccaaaaacgttgtaacaccttgaatggggtggttcggggggtgatttgaaacaactttttccttagcgaaaatgttgtccgaggcttcgttgaggagatataaGTGGaaaactccggaccaatcagagcgcgaggatgccggtggaccgcccgcggtaggcgtggctacgcgctaggcggccgtgcacatacgctaccgcgagcgctccatcggcattcTCGCGCTCTAATTGGTCCGGTGTTTTCCACCAATATCTCCTGAACGAAGcgtcggacaacattttcgctaaggaaaaagttgtttcaaatcacctcccgaaccacctctttcaaggacctccaacacttttgggacactctgtatccCCCCCCGCCCCGGTGGCTGGTTTCTGTGCACTAACTTATGCGTCTAACAAAGACATTAccgtattttcatttcttaacgGCCGGTCGGTCGTACGACGTGTTGTACAACGCGTCGTACAACAGATCGTATCGTGTACGAGACATCTGGCTTTTCAGAGTTCAACGATCTACTAGAAGCGAATGTCACCACCTGTGAGATGAGGGGGCGATACGAATCGACATCCCTGAGCGTCATCGTCATTATCGTCCACTCAACTTTTCCGTGGACCGCAAGACAGAAGGCCGAGCTTTCACCTCAGCATCGTCCCCGTTTCTAGTTTCTCCCAGACCATGCCCCGTCAAGGTCGTTTCGAGGATGCGACCTCTGCGTCGCTCGTAGATGGTATACAGCTCAAGGTCGAAATACAGCCACGTGGCCAGGCTCACGATGATAATTAAACGGCGAGAATGAAACAAAGAAACGCGAGAAGCGGCAAAAGTCGCGATCGGACACGAAGAGACGCTTGCGAGTAACGGTAGCGACATTTCTTACggcgatttatttttagaatcgaTACCGGTTTTTTTTGACCGTTTCCCGTCGACATCGAGACGTTACCAATCTGCGCGCAATGTCTATCCCAGCCGTGTTATTAGGCTTTCGTTCGAGCTTTAACTGTTAATTGCACGAGCTACGCGTTTACCTTCTGCTGGCAACACGTTTCGCACCGAACCATTCGTTAACGCTAAGCCCACCGACGTTCCAACGATTTCTCACTATTTCTACCTTCGCGGGACCGACGACTACTTTGACTAGTCTTTGATCCACTTTCGAGCCCgagttttcaattaaatgcgaAAATATGTTACGTGGAACCggattgaataatgcatgaaacaattgtatatatcGCGCAGGTTCAGCGTTAAATGGAATGCTTGGAATACAAACATTCTTTTTGTCACATGTACGTGTGAACAATCATACTCAAATTATCTAcattattctaaaaaaaaaaaaatatttattcacggACCTCCATTTTGCGAAAGGATACGCTGCAGAATTCGTGTACACATGCCTGAATTTCGTATATACACATAAATCGTAAGGCTTTGGGTGATCGGTTCGAGAACCTGGTAAATTGATACTTCGACGTAACGAAACACCGACTAAACATTTCTATCTagaattacgaaaaaaaaaaaaaagggcgACGACTACGACTTCGTGAGACGGATGTCCTAGATACAAAACTCCCCGCGTTAAATTTCACCATTTTCTAATAAACCACTCCCCCGAAATACGAAGCCCAAGAGAATCGCAACGCGCTCGACTCGCAcgcataaacaattttctaaccGCATCTTTCCAATTTCTCGACCCGACGTACCGCAAAACGCAGAAAAGCGGATCAAATAGTGACCAACAAGCGACACTTCGTGTACGACGAACAGAGGAGACGGTAAAAGGTGGTAAAAGTGGTACATCGTGGGCAAAAATTTCGCCACCGATGTCGCAGAGAAACCGTACTCACCGTGAGCCCCTTCAGCGTGACATCTCCGTGGCCCAGGATTCCGCAAAAATGTCGCCCACGATTTTTCGACCCTCTCCGCTCGGCCAGTCCACCGTAGCTTCCACGGTGCAGACACCACGAAATATCCCGGTCACGTCCAGTCACAAAAACCACGAGACAACGTGCATCGCTGCTACCACACACGCTCGAGTTCCACGTCTCTTTCGCCGGCGAACGTTTTCTGGCCGCGTAACGAGACTCGTGCCTGTCCGCGTTTATTCTGTCGCACGGCTGACTGATCACGAGGTCTCGCCACAGCTTGGGGAATATACCCCGCAGAGCTGCCGAGTTTTCAACCCGCTCCGTGAGGGAGAGACACAAAACCATGTAGAGGTGGACAGACACAGACAGGTAACACGCGTGGTGTCTAGTGTCGCCAGGCCGTTGCTAAGGTTGCCAATCAAAGTATCGAGGTAGGAAATCGCGACATCGTGCCGAAGAGAAAGGGACTAGAGCATGGCCCGAAATATTCCTTCCCCCCTGCTCTGGTGACCGCTCCATTCGAGCAACAGCATCCGACTGAACGCTGGGGGCGAGCACGCACGCCGCCACACTCCCCGATCAACCACCAGAGGGCTACGCGCAGGCGCGGCGCTACGGTCGCTCGGGCCCCGGCAAACTCCTACGGCGCGTAATTCAAAACAGAGATTGGCTATTTCGCAAGCAAACACATACTTCGTGAaactaattacaaaaatgaCGTAGCttatatcatatatttatCGTATATACGTaagatagaaataaaatagaaatattattcaagatattttcaattgGACGTCGTCGCGAGAAGTGGCGTCATCTGGCGGAATCataaaattatcgataacGACGGAGACGATAGTACCCTCGATAAAGTAACTCGTCGTATCGATACCTATGAAACAGTTTTTCTATCGCGTCGACAGTAGTTGCGGTTCGTAATAAAGTCTTCGATAGTAACTTTATGAGCGCCGTAAAATCAAGCAACCGCTAggattaataaacaaaatgttacAGGTTTCTAACTCCTGCAATCTTATGCGACGATATCGATTAAAAGTCTTTCGATTAAAATGTTACCTTCGCTTCGGACAAATTACGTTCAAGTCTTTCGTTATATACGATATCTATtaattttgcatacgtttaaagaaataaacattctCCCTCTTTCATCTCCTTTTAACACGTACACGCCGGCgcgtaccaccggtggctcacgctcGCGTGACAATCAGATGCCGTGTACTACCGCGCCGCCTCCCAAGGCGAGAAACACAAATAGCCCCGGGGTGAACGCGTTAAAGAGAATCTTAGGGTATTCTTTTCACGATTACATTATATTCAtgtaatgaatattcattttccaaTGAATACCGGAACTTTGACCGAAATTGAGCGAAACTTTACGCAAAGCAAATATATGCACTCAAAGCGAGCAGAAGGAAACGCGTAGCTCATCGTTATCATATTTACGTAGGATATGGACGTCCTGTTACACTTACTATATCGCGCCTATGATTGTCTATCCCGACGCCTTTGGACTttgtccaaaaaaaaaattgatacacgGACGAAGAATCTTACCCACCGTTTCGGCCATTGCGGCGATCGATTCGTTCGAAAACTCGCTGCAACCTGcaatcgaattaaattctgCGCTGCCATCAAATAATCATGAGCCTTCATTCGATCAGCGTCCGCCGACGCGAGAGGTTGTCGTTTCCACGTATTTCGATCTTGACCGCTTGACACGTTTAGTAACTCGATCGGAGGCGACCGCAGTAGTCGATGGTTGCCGACTGGAAACCATTCGAAGTGGATATTTCGATCTCGACGTGCCCGTGCCTCGATGAACGCACACGCGATGGATCATCGTACGCACTTGTGCGTGTAAACACAGGACTCATGTGGCCGCCTTAATGCGCGCCTCTCTGCGTCAGTGGACCATGATGAACGCCGCACGCTGGCTGTGCGTTTCCCGTCGCCACTCTAAAATGTCAAGAAAAACGTGAGATCGTCTTCAGCTACGGATACAACCCGTTCGCAGCGAACTCGAAGCCTCCAAATGCAACCAACTGCTCGATCCTGAGGTAAGGGACACGTTCCGAAcgttttcttctcgttttcaTCGTGATCTATTCCGTGTCGACTCTCTCCAACGAAAAACCGTCTCGTGTGCCACTTTCTGTACACGAAAATTCGCAGAGGTGTCACGTAAATGGAGAGAGCCACAAAAATAAGATAATTTATGGGGACTTTTTTCACCGCAATTTCTTTACCGAATCTGCAAGGGACAGACAAACTATGAATTTTAACAACTACACTGTAACTCTGACGTGTACCAAACAGAGCGCTTTAAGAAATAATCTTAGCTGTTTCGCAGCAGTAAACCACTGTATTTTTTCCAGGACCAAGGATGTCAAAACGGCTCAGTTTCTATGGTCTGGTAGGCCTGGCGTCCCTTTGCATCTTCTTCTTAGCATTTAATCAACGCTACAGCAGCTATCTCGAGCATCGACTGCAGCCGGTGATATCGGTCAGTAAAAAATCGGAGGTGGGGATTGCTCTAAATTGAGTCACGCCAAACACGCTCTTTCCGATGGTAACGTCTAACTTTTGCACCTAACTTTTTTCCACTCGTATGCTAACAATGAACTTTTCGAGCCATACAAAGAGTCACCAGCACTCTTTCTCCCTGTTTCCACTGcttccttcctttctttctcgcGCAGCATTAGAAACAACAGTTATTGGAGATCTTTGGAAATATCTAAATGGATATAATCCtatttaaaatcaaagaatTACCTGGgtaatttattgtatcgaTTCAAGAGCgtagttaaaattattagataaaATGGCAACAGCGAAGAGATGTTTATATATAGTAAAGCTTTAAATGTGTATTATACTCCATTCTGATGTCTTGCATGTCAccctaaattaaatttcttttttctttttcatttttttcatttcttacaGTGtacataaaaagaattaatacaTACGTAATTTGAATCGCACCATTGCACTCGCTCTAACATTCATTCGCTACCAACatagagaaagagggagaaagaTATTGTCCTGGTTCCGTCAACGACATTATCATGTTCGCAATGCAATATGCACATTCAGAatgttaaaatacaaatattttcttcaatataGGATGTTGAGATAAGGCCACGcatcatcaaaattcaagaaccAGTAACGGTAAGCAACACGTGCATGTACACGcatatgtttatgtatttttgtcACGTTGCAACCAATCGAATCAAATTCCTAAGAAATCTgtaaacgtataaaataaatctttgaaAGTGTTGGTAAAATTTGGAACgaagtgtaaaataatttctcgtttcttgattgaaattataaacgtGTTTTTTAAGGAATTCGAGGTCTAAAAAATTGCATTAGTTTCGTAGTAAATGTATGTAAGGATGGACGTAGCACGAAACGACTcctttttatgaaattctaatacttgtaaataaaaatgtacgataGGTAAGTGAACATGGTTTGCGTTCTCACCATTtgtaagaaaacaattacCTCTTAACACTTTAGTATGGCAATGGGAATAAACGATGCAAAGAGTCGTACTACACGCTACTGCTTTTGcttgtattatacatatttaaattgtaaagagattgacttttaaatataacttatATGTACACTTTTCAGGCATATTTTAGAGCATCCATGGAAAATATCACGCTTTCTGAAATACAAGAGGTTGTTGATCAACAAAGAAAAGCTATCGAGAGGGAAATGGAAGACTACGAATACCCTAATGGAAAATATGGTGTCAACGTTAGGTATATGTTTAGCTCTGAAAATAGCTGTATCGAGTGTACGCataatattttaacgtttcaaGTACTCACACGATAATATATATAGCAAGCTGGAGGATTTGGTAATGGAAAAGGGGGGAAGACCAATGAGAAGCGTGATTTTGACGAGTTGGCGAAGCGGAAGCACATTTCTCGGCGACGTTATAAACGCACATCCAGCAAATTTTTACCACTACGAGCCGCTGCTGGACTTCGGAATCGTGCAAATTAGGGGGCCTCCGCTCGCCGACGAAGCTCTTAAAAACCTTGAATCTTTGCTTCGATGCGATTTCAATAATCTAGGTGAATTTagtttctttcaaataatacGCGTGAACGTCTGGCAAAACATTGATCGTTACTCGTTACTTTCAGATCGATATTTGGAATACGGTAAAACGCATCCTTGGGTCTTCAATCACAACACGCATTTATGGAGGCAGTGCCAGGTACACAAGAAAATTTGTTGGGATCCACGTTTCGCGTCCAAgttttgcaaattatttccGTTTCAATCGATGAAGATCGTTCGTTTGAGGCTGCGCGCGGCTGAAAGGCTTCTGGAACAAGAAGAGTAAGAATAAGATCGACGCATAAGTTGCTCAAGTAATTTACTTACTAACGATTAATGTAACTTACTCTCTCCTTGTGTGTTCAGTTTAGGAATACGACTGGTTCTATTGATTCGTGATCCAAGGGGAATCTTACAATCGAGAAAGCATCGGGAATGGTGTCCAACCAAACCTGATTGCTCGGATCCAGCTTTGGTATGCGCCGACATGGTCTCAGATTTCAGCGCCGCTGTACGACTTGTAAAAAAGTATCCGCGCAGTTTCAGGTAGGCCTCGGTATGCTGCTGATTAATTCAAATCGACGAGTCGCGTTCAAAGTTGACAAAATGCTGGCTCTTTATTCTGTTCTCTTCGACAGGGTGGTGCGTTACGAAGACTTATCCGTGGATCCCTATAAGCACGTGAAGGaactgtacaatttttacgGTTTggactttcatttaaatgtaaaaaaatttttggaTACTCATACAAAGAACGATGTCGGTGGAGTTTCGAGTACATTCCGGAACTCGAAGGTAGCGCCCTTTCATTGGCGCAGCGATCTCGATTTTGAGGAGGTCGACGAGATACAAAGAGTCTGTGCAGCAGCCATGCGGCTGTGGGGTTACGTCATGGCGTTGAATTCCACCCACCAAAAGGAATTCGATCCCCTCGCCGCGTACCAGCTGCAGTTGTGACATCTAGTATAGCCTGGTACGAACGCATAGGCTCAACACAAAGTACACCCACCGGTGTTGCTAGCTCGTCGCTGCACAGACACACCGAGATCATAACAAGTGCCGTAATTCACATTGAAACAAAGAAGGTGCTGAGCTTGTTACGACAAGTGCTTATGAACTCTTACGATTAATCTCTTCGCCGATCTATTTCAAGATCAGCGAGATAGCAAATACTCGACCTTGTAAGACCAATGGTGAATCTGTTCCTTAAAGAATTTCAGAGACTCGCAAGTGCTCTTCGAGCTTGTTGCAGAACGAACGTACTTCGtcagaaatcaattttagaCCAGAGCGTCAGGGCGCGAGAATCGAACAAAGTTCCTAAGACCCTGGCGTGCAACAAGGAAATATCCATATCAGCGCAAGCATTGAACGAACCTTAAAGATCCgacacttcttttttttagaaatccAGAGTTTAACGATCGTTTTCAATATACATCGTAATTTTAAACGCAGTAGGATTTTCCACCGAGATACGCAAGCATTTAAATAGAACGTTTACTCTTCTCGGGAACTGCGAATTTGTCGAGAAGttcaactttattttattgtatagtTTTTTTCCTAGAGAGTTAAACACCTCAAGACACGATAGGAATATGCTCTCTTtttaatatgtacatgtatgcactccacacacacacaaacacacatCGATAGTTTTAGTTATATTAC
This region of Hylaeus volcanicus isolate JK05 chromosome 9, UHH_iyHylVolc1.0_haploid, whole genome shotgun sequence genomic DNA includes:
- the LOC128881909 gene encoding carbohydrate sulfotransferase 5-like isoform X1; this encodes MSKRLSFYGLVGLASLCIFFLAFNQRYSSYLEHRLQPVISDVEIRPRIIKIQEPVTAYFRASMENITLSEIQEVVDQQRKAIEREMEDYEYPNGKYGVNVSKLEDLVMEKGGRPMRSVILTSWRSGSTFLGDVINAHPANFYHYEPLLDFGIVQIRGPPLADEALKNLESLLRCDFNNLDRYLEYGKTHPWVFNHNTHLWRQCQVHKKICWDPRFASKFCKLFPFQSMKIVRLRLRAAERLLEQEDLGIRLVLLIRDPRGILQSRKHREWCPTKPDCSDPALVCADMVSDFSAAVRLVKKYPRSFRVVRYEDLSVDPYKHVKELYNFYGLDFHLNVKKFLDTHTKNDVGGVSSTFRNSKVAPFHWRSDLDFEEVDEIQRVCAAAMRLWGYVMALNSTHQKEFDPLAAYQLQL
- the LOC128881909 gene encoding carbohydrate sulfotransferase 5-like isoform X2, with the translated sequence MSKRLSFYGLVGLASLCIFFLAFNQRYSSYLEHRLQPVISAYFRASMENITLSEIQEVVDQQRKAIEREMEDYEYPNGKYGVNVSKLEDLVMEKGGRPMRSVILTSWRSGSTFLGDVINAHPANFYHYEPLLDFGIVQIRGPPLADEALKNLESLLRCDFNNLDRYLEYGKTHPWVFNHNTHLWRQCQVHKKICWDPRFASKFCKLFPFQSMKIVRLRLRAAERLLEQEDLGIRLVLLIRDPRGILQSRKHREWCPTKPDCSDPALVCADMVSDFSAAVRLVKKYPRSFRVVRYEDLSVDPYKHVKELYNFYGLDFHLNVKKFLDTHTKNDVGGVSSTFRNSKVAPFHWRSDLDFEEVDEIQRVCAAAMRLWGYVMALNSTHQKEFDPLAAYQLQL
- the LOC128881909 gene encoding carbohydrate sulfotransferase 5-like isoform X3; the protein is MDVEIRPRIIKIQEPVTAYFRASMENITLSEIQEVVDQQRKAIEREMEDYEYPNGKYGVNVSKLEDLVMEKGGRPMRSVILTSWRSGSTFLGDVINAHPANFYHYEPLLDFGIVQIRGPPLADEALKNLESLLRCDFNNLDRYLEYGKTHPWVFNHNTHLWRQCQVHKKICWDPRFASKFCKLFPFQSMKIVRLRLRAAERLLEQEDLGIRLVLLIRDPRGILQSRKHREWCPTKPDCSDPALVCADMVSDFSAAVRLVKKYPRSFRVVRYEDLSVDPYKHVKELYNFYGLDFHLNVKKFLDTHTKNDVGGVSSTFRNSKVAPFHWRSDLDFEEVDEIQRVCAAAMRLWGYVMALNSTHQKEFDPLAAYQLQL